One Eurosta solidaginis isolate ZX-2024a chromosome 5, ASM4086904v1, whole genome shotgun sequence DNA segment encodes these proteins:
- the LOC137233684 gene encoding uncharacterized protein: protein MTLQLTTYAVVWLTLCSAFASAGGSSSGHMRFGRLTTRLQRQELNTMPYPAAGYRPNEPFDYPAPDKQQSFDDDDNGEQFAIQPQRQPQAQPQFQRQPHFQKQPHFRPEFPTQFQPQPQPQFHTQLLTQPQPQFQRQPQFQSRPQTEVSGFDLATTPSLGSNGDNIDAPNALYDTPTLSRQTQAAARQRLGLPRQQFSPTTAQQSRFTQVSSAALKRQGKQFVSAQPSFARNQPALTQTQLRSARLRNKAVKSERLTAEEPEQQREEREDEEDDEATDIEVNDVNKSTATGTPSVVPAPPMPTTSVFYYPAGAVGFVHPVTGAYYQPSAFISGTAPALAPTSTVGAVAAPANAVSTTTAAYYRPGAFIAGAAPALDPASAPQNAAHPVSAADASSTAAPKPAAVTVLASQVASPAIAPFTAPQYFAASPYLQQYALAAPAQLQAW, encoded by the coding sequence ATGACACTGCAATTGACCACATATGCTGTCGTATGGCTTACGCTGTGTAGCGCGTTTGCCAGCGCTGGCGGTTCTTCGTCGGGACATATGCGATTTGGACGCCTCACAACACGCTTACAGCGTCAGGAACTCAATACGATGCCGTATCCTGCGGCTGGCTATCGTCCCAATGAACCGTTTGATTATCCCGCACCCGATAAGCAACAATCTTTCGATGATGATGATAATGGTGAACAGTTTGCTATACAACCTCAGCGCCAACCTCAAGCTCAGCCACAATTCCAAAGGCAGCCTCATTTCCAAAAACAACCACATTTTCGGCCAGAATTTCCCACGCAGTTTCAGCCACAGCCACAGCCACAGTTCCATACCCAGCTGCTAACTCAACCTCAACCACAATTCCAACGGCAGCCACAGTTTCAATCACGCCCGCAAACAGAAGTAAGCGGTTTTGATTTAGCTACGACACCGAGTTTGGGCTCTAATGGAGATAACATCGACGCACCAAACGCGCTCTACGATACACCCACGCTTTCACGCCAAACTCAGGCAGCAGCACGTCAAAGACTTGGTTTGCCACGTCAACAATTTTCCCCAACTACAGCGCAACAATCGCGCTTTACACAGGTCTCTTCTGCCGCTTTAAAACGTCAAGGTAAACAATTTGTAAGCGCACAACCAAGTTTTGCACGCAATCAACCTGCTCTTACACAAACACAACTACGCTCCGCACGTCTTAGAAATAAGGCAGTAAAATCAGAGCGTCTTACTGCCGAAGAGCCTGAACAACAACGCGAGGAACGCGAAGATGAAGAGGATGATGAGGCAACAGATATTGAAGTAAATGATGTGAACAAGAGCACCGCAACAGGCACACCTTCAGTTGTGCCTGCACCTCCAATGCCAACTACTAGTGTGTTCTATTATCCAGCTGGTGCAGTAGGTTTCGTGCATCCTGTAACTGGTGCATACTATCAACCGAGTGCGTTCATATCTGGCACTGCGCCAGCCTTAGCTCCAACGTCGACTGTGGGTGCTGTAGCGGCACCAGCAAATGCAGTAAGTACCACCACCGCTGCTTATTATCGACCAGGTGCGTTTATAGCTGGCGCCGCGCCAGCATTAGATCCAGCATCTGCTCCACAAAATGCAGCGCACCCAGTTAGTGCCGCAGATGCTTCCTCAACTGCAGCACCAAAGCCAGCAGCAGTAACTGTTTTAGCTTCACAAGTTGCTAGTCCTGCCATTGCGCCTTTTACCGCGCCCCAATACTTTGCCGCTTCACCATATTTGCAGCAATACGCGCTAGCAGCGCCTGCTCAACTGCAAGCGTGGTAA